In Rutidosis leptorrhynchoides isolate AG116_Rl617_1_P2 chromosome 2, CSIRO_AGI_Rlap_v1, whole genome shotgun sequence, one genomic interval encodes:
- the LOC139891295 gene encoding zinc finger CCCH domain-containing protein 20-like, whose translation MMMLIGRETLHSNPTVQVPPWATEPTDYHHTNLPSPYDDLELLPYDDVLDNDDINISLDAYSNDHFRMYDFKVKRCARGRSHDWTECPYAHPGEKARRRDPRKFHYSGNPCPDFRKGTCHRGDTCEYAHGVFECWLHPSRYRTQPCKDGVNCRRRICFFAHTPDQLRVLPPSQSGPSHLDSYDGSPSRLSLDSLVGKFSFATSPTSTMYPPSCSPPMSPIGQNSVNELTSSVRNMQIGNGVRLNGSGFGSPRNMSTLRPCFASLPSTPTRKPTRSCVNPFDLWETMNEEEPVMERVESGKDIRAKLYAKLSRENSLAGRDDSDY comes from the coding sequence atgatgaTGCTCATAGGAAGAGAAACCCTTCACTCCAATCCAACGGTCCAAGTTCCTCCATGGGCCACCGAACCAACGGACTACCATCACACCAATTTACCTTCACCCTACGACGACCTCGAATTGTTGCCATACGACGACGTTTTGGACAACGACGATATCAACATTTCCCTCGACGCATACTCAAACGACCATTTCCGTATGTATGATTTTAAAGTTAAGAGATGTGCACGTGGCAGGTCACATGACTGGACTGAGTGTCCGTACGCTCACCCGGGTGAAAAAGCACGACGTCGTGACCCGAGAAAGTTTCATTATTCCGGTAACCCGTGCCCGGATTTCCGTAAAGGCACGTGCCATAGAGGTGACACGTGCGAGTACGCTCACGGCGTATTCGAGTGTTGGCTTCACCCCTCTCGCTATCGTACGCAGCCGTGTAAAGACGGCGTTAACTGTCGCCGTCGGATTTGTTTCTTCGCTCACACTCCTGATCAGCTTCGAGTTCTGCCACCGAGTCAATCCGGACCGAGTCATCTCGATTCGTACGACGGGTCTCCAAGTCGACTCAGTCTCGACTCGCTCGTTGGAAAATTCTCATTTGCAACATCCCCGACGTCAACCATGTACCCGCCGTCGTGCTCACCGCCGATGTCCCCAATCGGTCAAAACTCGGTCAACGAGCTGACGTCATCCGTACGTAACATGCAAATCGGTAACGGTGTAAGGTTGAATGGTTCCGGCTTCGGGTCTCCCCGTAATATGTCCACACTTCGACCCTGTTTTGCCAGCTTACCGTCCACCCCGACCCGTAAACCGACCCGGTCATGTGTTAATCCGTTTGATTTATGGGAAACTATGAACGAGGAAGAGCCAGTGATGGAGAGAGTGGAATCGGGGAAGGATATTAGGGCAAAGTTATATGCGAAACTGAGTCGAGAGAACTCGTTGGCTGGTCGAGATGACTCGGACTACTGA